From a region of the Salvelinus alpinus chromosome 2, SLU_Salpinus.1, whole genome shotgun sequence genome:
- the LOC139556680 gene encoding glutathione hydrolase 7-like isoform X6, with the protein MDVSPETKLSSRQSPVGYKSFEGLPQLTVDDTLTKGQNGNFQNEHNRNTGLHGGLSPAPDLSSLPKELPLRHLASGSQHPNLADLSLSSFREMDKDLPSAGPSRCGPWQDTIIPIYAASLIIAIAVTTAMVLQIYLGTNEQVFRGSVLVTDHEHCTELGRRVLNEQGSSVDSAIVATLCLGIVHPHASGIGGGGVMLVHDIRKNIRKVINFQETAPSGIKEEILQIDPELKPGLIVGVPGLLRGLYQAHKLYGRLSWEDIVTRAANVARDGFNVSHRLAEAITKVKGQNMSLRFRDMFLPRGQALSPGSLMKTPSLAAVLEAGVSEFYSGTLTQEMASEVQENGGILTKEDLSNYSAVIEQPIEGLYQASSGLHNISWQHPPSGFRVLVPPPPSIGAALISALNILEDFHLNGNGTTYSANHWIAESLKAALTMASGLGDPVYTPSVSALISKMLSKPQAVVLRQLISDSQASPPRHYSTVYDLPSGAVASQVVVMGPDDIIVSVTSQILDFSWPIKTQGLFISNLTNRVQPGKRPLSFIMPTIVIPSLGKCGSYVALGSSNGEHSLSGVTQVLINILSYNKNLNDSISLGRLHPQLQPSRLLVDSEFLEEDVKVLRLKGHAVYRVGLLSLVQGAQKTNDIIRGIVDPRAVAGSA; encoded by the exons ATGGATGTGAGTCCTGAGACTAAACTTAGTAGCAGACAATCCCCAGTTGGTTACAAGAGCTTTGAGGGCTTACCTCAGTTGACTGTGGATGACACATTGACCAAAGGGCAAAATGGAAACTTTCAGAATGAGCATAACCGAAACACAG GACTCCATGGCGGCCTCAGTCCTGCTCCAGACCTCAGCAGTCTCCCAAAAGAATTGCCCCTGAGACATCTAGCCTCTGGGAGCCAGCACCCTAACCTGGCTGATCTAAGCTTGTCCTCCTTTAGAGAGATGGATAAGGACCTGCCGTCTGCGGGACCAAGTAGGTGTGGCCCTTGGCAGGATACCATCATACCCATCTATGCTGCTTCTCTCATCATTGCCATAGCAGTCACCACCGCTATGGTCCTGCAGATTTATCTAGGGACAAATGAG CAGGTCTTCAGAGGGAGTGTGTTGGTGACAGACCATGAACACTGTACAGAGCTTGGTCGTAGGGTGCTGAATGAACAAGGCTCCAGTGTGGATTCTGCCATTGTTGCCACCCTGTGCCTGGGAATAGTCCATCCACATGCGTCAGGTATTGGCGG GGGAGGGGTGATGCTGGTTCATGACATCCGGAAGAATATTAGGAAGGTGATTAATTTCCAGGAAACGGCACCCTCTGGAATCAAGGAGGAGATCCTGCAAATTGACCCAGAGCTAAAG CCAGGTCTGATTGTAGGTGTGCCAGGCTTGCTCAGAGGGTTGTACCAAGCCCATAAACTGTATGGAAG ACTGTCATGGGAGGATATCGTCACCAGGGCTGCCAATGTAGCCAGAGATGGCTTTAATGTGTCTCACAGACTTG CAGAGGCCATAACCAAGGTGAAAGGTCAGAATATGTCATTGCGCTTCAGGGACATGTTCTTGCCAAGAGGCCAAGCTCTGTCCCCCGGCTCTCTTATGAAAACACCAAGTCTGGCTGCTGTCCTGGAGGCTGGGGTATCAGAATTCTACAGTGGGACTCTAACACAGGAAATGGCCAGTGAG GTGCAAGAAAATGGAGGAATTCTAACCAAGGAGGATCTCAGCAACTATAGTGCAGTCATAGAGCAGCCAATTGAAGGCCTGTATCAGG CCTCCTCAGGTCTACATAATATTTCCTGGCAACACCCTCCCTCAGGATTTCGAGTTCTAGTGCCGCCTCCCCCTTCTATTGGTGCTGCTCTGATCTCAGCCCTCAACATTTTGGAGGACTTCCACCTGAATGGGAATGGTACAACGTATAGCGCAAACCACTGGATTGCTGAG TCACTGAAAGCGGCCCTGACTATGGCCAGTGGGCTCGGAGACCCTGTGTATACCCCATCAGTTTCTGCACTCATCTCCAAGATGCTAAG CAAGCCACAGGCTGTAGTGCTCCGTCAGTTGATCAGTGACTCGcaggcatctcctcccagacaCTACTCTACTGTCTATGACCTGCCGAGTGGAGCTGTGGCTAGCCAGGTGGTCGTGATGGGTCCCGATGACATCATTGTGTCTGTCACCAG CCAGATCTTGGACTTCTCCTGGCCAATTAAAACCCAGGGACTGTTCATATCGAACCTG ACGAACAGGGTCCAGCCAGGCAAGCGGCCTCTGTCATTTATTATGCCAACAATTGTGATACCATCTCTAGGTAAATGTGGATCCTATGTGGCCCTGGGATCTTCTAATGGAGAGCACAGCCTCAGTGGTGTCACCCAG GTCTTGATTAATATTTTGTCATATAACAAAAATCTGAATGATAGCATATCACTGGGACGACTCCATCCCCAACTTCAGCCGAGCAGACTCCTGGTGGACT CTGAGTTCCTGGAGGAGGATGTGAAGGTGTTGCGTCTGAAAGGACACGCTGTCTACAGGGTGGGGCTGCTGTCCCTTGTGCAGGGTGCCCAGAAAACCAACGACATCATTAGGGGCATTGTTGATCCTCGTGCTGTGGCTGGCTCTGCCTAG